A single Dreissena polymorpha isolate Duluth1 chromosome 14, UMN_Dpol_1.0, whole genome shotgun sequence DNA region contains:
- the LOC127857997 gene encoding uncharacterized protein LOC127857997 isoform X2 produces MADEGIRRDEPGEVHKQFQNEQASAKTSTLMNVLGYEPHIRQARIEAYKASDRHYTAKARGRLTWITTGSKAEGLTSLLESDTDKLIVTESVICLEDGVDSSSVPVEKTIFRSCSRISYSGHCRLLLETCGTTIPRIVYNALCDDGFGRGLLSSDLYVNQWLNVKQREGIVHHERAGPSTPRTTHYLKSDIVHTLHFYCPSILTRWAARHRYWPSPDVVREVVSLGAFVSPVGVKGSEYEHVEWRMCFNSGENVLINNLNDTQVKLYVLLKMVKKDVLKPQKKEVTSFTVKNIVLWIAENNPHSLFHERSLFHWLHEGLYALRVAIDTKELPYYMIPERNLMAACALDHEQKRSWIATIDEMMTEGPRIILRLPKIRQAIIAHPEPLRWYSGRRIELEMLQLIAMNRVALGMDRETDVIMQAISRRRLEILREIKMRMIMEGSRVNDLWNVLSRMFM; encoded by the exons ATGGCTGACGAAGGCATCAGACGCGATGAACCAGGAGAGGTCCATAAACAG TTTCAAAATGAACAGGCCTCTGCTAAGACTTCTACTTTAATGAATGTTCTGGGTTATGAGCCTCACATCCGACAGGCTCGGATAGAAGCATACAAGGCCTCTGACAGGCATTATACTGCAAAGGCGCGTGGTAGGTTAACGTGGATCACCACGGGTAGCAAGGCTGAGGGTCTGACCAGCTTACTGGAGAGCGATACAGACAAGTTGATTGTTACAGAAAGTGTCATCTGTTTAGAAGATGGTGTTGATTCAAGTAGCGTTCCTGTGGAGAAAACCATATTTAGATCCTGCAGTCGTATTAGTTACTCCGGACACTGTAGACTGCTACTTGAAACATGCGGTACAACTATTCCTAGAATAGTGTACAATGCCTTGTGTGATGATGGATTTGGTCGCGGACTATTAAGCAGCGACTTATATGTTAATCAGTGGTTGAACGTTAAACAGAGGGAAGGCATAGTACACCATGAGCGTGCTGGACCGTCAACGCCAAGAACAACTCATTATCTTAAAAGCGATATCGTGCATACGCTACATTTTTACTGCCCCAGCATCCTTACAAGATGGGCGGCAAGACATCGCTACTGGCCATCACCTGACGTCGTTAGGGAAGTTGTATCACTTGGAGCATTTGTTTCTCCTGTTGGGGTTAAAGGCAGCGAATATGAACATGTTGAATGGAGAATGTGTTTTAACTCCGGGGAAAACGTACTGATCAATAATCTTAACGACACTCAGGTTAAATTATATGTGCTATTAAAAATGGTGAAGAAAGATGTATTAAAACCGCAAAAGAAGGAGGTGACATCGTTCACGGttaaaaacattgtattatggATAGCAGAAAATAACCCGCACTCATTGTTTCATGAAAGAAGTCTGTTTCACTGGCTTCACGAAGGATTATATGCGCTAAGAGTTGCTATAGATACGAAAGAGCTGCCATATTACATGATCCCAGAGCGAAATCTGATGGCAGCCTGTGCTCTGGATCATGAGCAGAAACGTTCTTGGATAGCTACTATTGATGAAATGATGACCGAAGGTCCCCGGATCATATTGAGACTACCGAAGATAAGACAAGCCATAATTGCTCACCCTGAGCCACTACGATGGTACAGCGGGAGGAGGATAGAGCTGGAGATGCTGCAGCTGATAGCCATGAACAGAGTCGCCCTCGGCATGGATAGAGAGACGGATGTTATTATGCAGGCAATAAGCAGACGTCGGTTGGAGATTTTGAGGGAGATTAAGATGAGGATGATTATGGAAGGGAGTCGAGTAAATGATCTATGGAATGTATTAAGTCGCATGTTCATGTAA
- the LOC127857997 gene encoding uncharacterized protein LOC127857997 isoform X1, whose translation MADEGIRRDEPGEVHKQVSVSSCHAWFQNEQASAKTSTLMNVLGYEPHIRQARIEAYKASDRHYTAKARGRLTWITTGSKAEGLTSLLESDTDKLIVTESVICLEDGVDSSSVPVEKTIFRSCSRISYSGHCRLLLETCGTTIPRIVYNALCDDGFGRGLLSSDLYVNQWLNVKQREGIVHHERAGPSTPRTTHYLKSDIVHTLHFYCPSILTRWAARHRYWPSPDVVREVVSLGAFVSPVGVKGSEYEHVEWRMCFNSGENVLINNLNDTQVKLYVLLKMVKKDVLKPQKKEVTSFTVKNIVLWIAENNPHSLFHERSLFHWLHEGLYALRVAIDTKELPYYMIPERNLMAACALDHEQKRSWIATIDEMMTEGPRIILRLPKIRQAIIAHPEPLRWYSGRRIELEMLQLIAMNRVALGMDRETDVIMQAISRRRLEILREIKMRMIMEGSRVNDLWNVLSRMFM comes from the exons ATGGCTGACGAAGGCATCAGACGCGATGAACCAGGAGAGGTCCATAAACAGGTCAGTGTGTCCAGCTGTCACGCATGG TTTCAAAATGAACAGGCCTCTGCTAAGACTTCTACTTTAATGAATGTTCTGGGTTATGAGCCTCACATCCGACAGGCTCGGATAGAAGCATACAAGGCCTCTGACAGGCATTATACTGCAAAGGCGCGTGGTAGGTTAACGTGGATCACCACGGGTAGCAAGGCTGAGGGTCTGACCAGCTTACTGGAGAGCGATACAGACAAGTTGATTGTTACAGAAAGTGTCATCTGTTTAGAAGATGGTGTTGATTCAAGTAGCGTTCCTGTGGAGAAAACCATATTTAGATCCTGCAGTCGTATTAGTTACTCCGGACACTGTAGACTGCTACTTGAAACATGCGGTACAACTATTCCTAGAATAGTGTACAATGCCTTGTGTGATGATGGATTTGGTCGCGGACTATTAAGCAGCGACTTATATGTTAATCAGTGGTTGAACGTTAAACAGAGGGAAGGCATAGTACACCATGAGCGTGCTGGACCGTCAACGCCAAGAACAACTCATTATCTTAAAAGCGATATCGTGCATACGCTACATTTTTACTGCCCCAGCATCCTTACAAGATGGGCGGCAAGACATCGCTACTGGCCATCACCTGACGTCGTTAGGGAAGTTGTATCACTTGGAGCATTTGTTTCTCCTGTTGGGGTTAAAGGCAGCGAATATGAACATGTTGAATGGAGAATGTGTTTTAACTCCGGGGAAAACGTACTGATCAATAATCTTAACGACACTCAGGTTAAATTATATGTGCTATTAAAAATGGTGAAGAAAGATGTATTAAAACCGCAAAAGAAGGAGGTGACATCGTTCACGGttaaaaacattgtattatggATAGCAGAAAATAACCCGCACTCATTGTTTCATGAAAGAAGTCTGTTTCACTGGCTTCACGAAGGATTATATGCGCTAAGAGTTGCTATAGATACGAAAGAGCTGCCATATTACATGATCCCAGAGCGAAATCTGATGGCAGCCTGTGCTCTGGATCATGAGCAGAAACGTTCTTGGATAGCTACTATTGATGAAATGATGACCGAAGGTCCCCGGATCATATTGAGACTACCGAAGATAAGACAAGCCATAATTGCTCACCCTGAGCCACTACGATGGTACAGCGGGAGGAGGATAGAGCTGGAGATGCTGCAGCTGATAGCCATGAACAGAGTCGCCCTCGGCATGGATAGAGAGACGGATGTTATTATGCAGGCAATAAGCAGACGTCGGTTGGAGATTTTGAGGGAGATTAAGATGAGGATGATTATGGAAGGGAGTCGAGTAAATGATCTATGGAATGTATTAAGTCGCATGTTCATGTAA